The sequence below is a genomic window from Coffea arabica cultivar ET-39 chromosome 8e, Coffea Arabica ET-39 HiFi, whole genome shotgun sequence.
aaGCCAACTGCACCGGATCTGCCATATTTTACTATTCAATCCATATTTTGCACTTAGCAatcacataaaaaaaaactGCTATATATAAGCAgagatgagaaaaaaaaaaaaaaaaaaaaccacaatcCAAAATTTTACTTGACTTGAGAGAGCATGATCAGTACAAGTAGTACCATCGACCCATCAATACCTTCTCGTGTCTAATACAATGGGTGAACCGCACTTTCACCTTTGATTTCCTTCCAAATTTCCCTTTGCTCCTAAACCTTCAAGTTAGGGGGCGATTGTCTTCGTCCATTTTTCGTTCGTGTTCGTGGTCATTAATATGTTGAAAGTTGATTCAGCAGTAAAATCATTGGTTGCAGAAAGGAATGGCAAACAGCTAGATATCATATACCTCCCACCGTCTGTACCCCACCCCCAACGGAAAAAAGTAGTAGTAAATCAATAAACAGGTTTCCTCCTCTGTGCTAATGCAAGAGCCAAGAAAAGAATGACAAAAACAAGCAGTGGCCCTTGGAAGGACAAGCTTGGATAAATTTGAGAAACTGGTAGATACATGAGTGGATGCTTAGATAGCAGCCCCTCCTGCCTGCTCAGTGTCTCCAACTCGTACAAAGGAAACAGTTCATTTGAATAATTGATCCTTAACAAACTGCATACAAAGCATATAGCTGATGGCCTCTTCCTACCGAAAACTGATCCTTTACCAAAGGTAAAAATTAAACACTACTGTATCCAATCAATTAGTACTAGTACAGTAATAAGATTAAGATATCCTTTTCATGTGGCATACgtgaaaaatgaaataattcAATTTTTATTATGTGAGTTGGCCACGTGGTGAAACATAACATAACATGCAGATCTAGGGGTTCAAATATTTGCATCTATAGTAAAATTCAAAGAGTATGCAATAATGCACATCGTTGATCTAGAAGTGGAATCCTCTCCCTCTAACCCCTCCTTAGTACAGTCGGACCCTTCCTTAATATAAGTTAGAATAGAAAGTTGCGGTTgaccaaaaaaagggaaaaaaacttCTAGCTAAAATCACATAAAAAGAGATTACATCACATCTCAGAcaaaagagacaaaaaaaaaaaagtgtcactCATCAATCCCGAATCAcaatatagaaaaaaaattcaaaatcaaaggTAAATTATGGGTTTCTCTTTTATGtatgaattttaaaacaatGAAATCTTAAAGAACTGATACCACCATTTCCTTGACACAAATGCCTCACCATTTCGGCAGCTTTCACCTGTGGGCCGTGACCAAAGTCTCAATGAACCTCAACCCATCGAATCTTGGAGCAAAATCCTCCTTTTCTCGACTTGCCTTCGGCCCCCAATTCTTTCCCCTCTCATTCCCCGCCGGAGAAGAGGCAGAGGATTGTGAAAATTCCTGCTCCAGAAGATATCCATTTCTTAATTTTGTTTTCGTTAAATAATCACAGAGGATCTCTTAGGGCGCAAAGATTCAAAGTGAAAATCAATTAACCAACAAATTCAACAATAATAACATAGACAAATATATATCAATACCTGATTGGGACAAGGGGTGGCAAAGGTGAGGTGGCGGTCACCTGAGGAGGAGGAGAGGGCCACCGTGGAAGCGGAGAGAACGCACACAACGAGAGCGCATGATGAGCCTTTCATCTCTCCCAGCCGTCTGATTTTTATGGGACTTTCAAATCCCCAATGCGAAATTTAATTTGACCGGATTGGAAGAATCCGACGAACTCCCCCACCGGATCTCGCACTGGCCTGCCGCTGCTGGAGAATATTTTCCGCGGGATAAATGTACTACtataaatttttggattaaatttttatatagtGTCAGTATAAAACTTTTTTAAATTAGCAGTTATTAATGTATGGCATCAATGCAAAAATTGATTTTTAAGATGCATACAACATACAAAAATTATTCTAATTTTTCTGTGGGCAACTTTTTTCTtcaaacatttaaaaaaaaaaaaaaaaaaaaaaaatcgggtGGCTTTTGACCGCTGGTTGGATGACTCGCTGGTTGGGTACAAATCCCACGCTTTCCTATTTGTAACTTGAGTAATCACCTAATATTGGTTCTGCTCCGCCCCGGCCCatatgcatgaatcctatatttattattaattaatgCCCACATCCAGTATTGGGGTAATTTAGATTTGAGGAATAGTTTGTTGTTTAAAGACAGACAGCTCTACCTTGTACCGTTTGAACACCTAATCTTCCTGCAAAAAAGCCAAACTAGCTATATATAATCAAACCTGAAATGATTTCGTATGAACTCCGGATGATGCATTCAATGAACTCCGGTCACGTGTGACACGCTCCTTCTTCTTCAACTCTGGATTGAGTCTCAGCTTAAGATCCTTGAACTTGGAAGGCTCTCTCGTGTTTTTTTATGCAGACGCGCATGGTGAATCAGTTTGACATATGATAATACCACCACTTCCTCAGGTTTTTCAGAAAAAGCCATAAAATACCCAAAACCGCCCCTTCCCTCACTGCTGCTAGTGCTATTGATTGTTTTTGTCATCCTCCATCCATCCCCAATTGGGCCCACACGGATCTCTCGAATTTAAATCATATCACAGTAAGTACTATGAGAATAATTTGCAAATGGCTCATTATTTCAATACCAACCAATTTTCCCATCAAAAGAGGGGAGAATGGAGGAAAAGCTCCGACAAAGGAAAAGCTCTAAAACAGAAACGAGGTAAAAGTTAACTTGCAGCAATTGCTAGCTTTTCTTCGGTGGTGACGAGAAGTGGGAAGAGAGACGATGAGGAGAAAAAACCTAAAACAATTGCGGGCCAATtagatttattattattattatttctgcAATGTTCTTGGGAGACAAAAAATACAGTGTCTAGTAGTACAtaaataaaagtagaaacaaatGGCTGAGGTTAAGCGAAAGGATCAATGGAGGAAGGTGAAACTTCCGGTGCAATCAGCAGATACTTCAACCATGCATGTATTGACATTTCAAAGAACATTAACCATGCAACCTATTCTCTGTCTCTCTTCTCCCGACCTGTTCTTCTGGCTCTGTTACAGACAGGGAATGTTTAACACCTTCCCCACAACCCTCGCAATCCGATACCCTCCGTTGAGGAGCAGCAGTAACGCCCTCAGAAAACAATCTTCCACGTGCACCGGCTCGACATCACAACTGCTTACCCATCTTTACAAACCTTCTAGCAACTCCAAATATGACTGCTTTTGTCAAAAGCCCACGGTCTAGAGTGCAGGCAAGGGCAATCGCCCCACCAACAACTAAGTACTTGGGCAGGTTCCTCCCAGATGGCTTCTCTGGTGATGCCAGAGTTTCAACCTCAGACAAACTGCTCGTGCTCTCCAACCACCTCAGGTAGTCCACGCTAACTTTTGAATTGATCTGAGCCAAGAACGCACAGCGCGAAAGTGGCACTCCAGATGCTCTTTGCTTCTGATATGCACGTAAAGCGGGGTCAATTTTTTTGACAGCACCCCACATGCCTTGTCGCACGCCAAGTTTTGCAATCTCCCAAGGGATACCCATGTCCTCATGATGAAAAAGCAACACCTCGCACGCAGTCAGCTGGTCACCTCTCCTGGATTCAACTGTTACAAATTCAAGTTTCAAAACGTGAATTAGTTGTTATGAATTCAAAAACAAGCCTCTAAGTTCCAAAGGGGTTAAACAATCTTCCACATCTATGGCAAACTCACTTGCTAAAGATCTTCAAACAAACAATTCAATTTTGGAATTGTAGATGGAAAAGAATTTGTGATTAATTTTAGCAGACAAATGTAAAGCTGTTACACTTCTACAATATTACATTACTGGCATCCTGCCAATACCATCGAATCAGTTTCTAAAACCAACAAGTCAAACTGACTACCTGCACGGATGCACCAACTGGAATAGTATAAATCAACACGTCTTGGTTTTTGACGGCGTGGAATAGTGGAGTTTGGCACACCCTGAAATGTAGAGAGACATACTCCAATTATTCCAGTGACAGATATAAGCATGAACATGTCCTAAAATGATGTATAGAAGACACATATTAACATAAAAAAATCAGTGTATGAATGCAACAACCCCAACGATATAGGTCCAAGGACACCTTCGGAGAAAGCAGTCACAAGGGTCAATTTATGGGACTCGAATTACTGATAGGAAAAGTCCAGCACTGCAAAGAGTTCACTTTTACCATTGAAATAAGAACAACTTGCAGCACACTATTGTAGCTTGCCTACTAAGAGTAACACTCTGTATGCATGTGTGCAGGCATCGATACCACTGGTTTCTAATAATACATGTGTTTTTTCCACCAGATCACAAGAATAGAATACACAGAAACATGATAAGTGAAGAACCCAAaggccaaatcaagaaacaaaatagAGATGAAAGATACCAACATTTCTATCTTCAGTCCCCTTCTTTAGCCTCAAACAGTTCCATATAGACAGAACGAAAATCTCTATCAGCAATATACAAGTAGAAATACAAAAATAATACCCCTATATACCAAATGCTGGCTTTCACATGGCCGAAGGCAACAACAGAGATGTAACCTAAATAGTATGTCTGGTCTATAACCACACAACAGTATTCTATATTTATGTTAAGGGGAAATGAAATGTGTCCGATGCTCTTGGGAAAAAAGGAGAAGAGATGAGAAGACAAAAGGtttttatgaacaaaatatagTCTCAATGAATGATTTTCATGTCCTACCATTTACACCAAATTGTGGACCGTAACAAAGATTCAAGCTTTAGTGGCTTTGACCTATCTTTGGCTTTACCCTATAATTCTCAGATTTCTTTCGTCTGAATCAATTCAAGTTGAAAGTCCAAATCCTTTGTGCTCTTCTCTCTTTCCTCCCAATCACTTCATTCAAACCGTGTAACGCACTAAAAACTCAACCTTGAGAGTGTCATTCAGAGAAAGAAGGATCTAAAGGTGCACGGTAGTAGGGAACAAGGAACCATAACAAGAACCAAAGAATACACAATCAAAATACTCAGTGAAGCAAGCCATCTAAAACCAGAGACAGTCAAGACATTAACCATGAAAATTGGAGATTGATCCATGCCTATTCATTAGTCTGCTCTTTGTCACCAGCAGATTTTAGGAGCAAAAGTCATACAATGCTTTTGACCCCCAGAATAGTTTAAAGCAGCTCCAGAGCTCAATATCCCTTTTTTCAACCAGAATCCTAGTCATCTGATAGACAAGTCAATTCATTAACCtgttttagtcaattttctAAACCTCTACCTGTTCCTTGACTATTGCATGGAATAAACTTGAAAGCTCTATTGGTAATGCTGCTGTAAAATTCAAAATCCCCACTTCTAGTAGAAGACATTCCGCTAGTCTTATCTCACAATTGATAAGAATAAGGGGGTAAAAGTGGAGCGCAGAAAAGGAGAAGAGAAAGGCCAAAGGATTAATATCTAGTTTTGTGTTGCTTGAATACAATTGATGTTTCCCATCCCACAAACAGATTAATCAAATTTCTTCCCTATACAATAACAACAGACATCCAAATATTCCTGCACATACGACAAACTATCAGGCAGTACCACACACGTAGATTCAGCCAAACTAGATGCATGAGAAGTCATTTATTCTTTAATTTCAAAGATGAACATTTCTCCCCCTACCTTTGTCACGCAATAGTATGTATTTCCCGATCTCCAAATCCGCCGGCCCATGATGTACTCTCTGTCActacaaaagaaaggaaactgcacaagaaaagaagaatgggGTTATATAAGTGGCCAAAATACCGCCGCGACCAAAAAACACGAAGGAAGAAGACTATAAATAGTTAAATACACCTCCTTACCTTACGAACCCACTGGACCACCATGGTTCCAGTGGTAGGACAATCTTCCAAAGTTTCAGCGTGTGAGAGCATGTCATCCCATTTGAGCCTAAACTCATCGTCCCAAAAAAAATCCCTCACCAGTTCGGGAGTAGCATTCTCATACACAGTTCTAGTGCGGTACTGCGGTGGTCCAGTCTAGAAAAGACAGATGCAGTCAATTGGATACATTCAGGAAAGTACAATCACAAATCAACTTCCAGAAACAGGATTGAATTCTCAAAGCTGAAAACTTTAAAGAAATAACTACCTCAGGATCCCTCCGCCAAGCTTCGTAGCTCATATTATCATTAGACCGATTCATCATCTGAACCCAAGAAGGGCCACCGTCTTTCTCCTTAGTGAGCAGGCAAATGTGCTTAAGGTCATCCTCATTCACAAGACTGGACTTTTCTACATTTGATGAACTGAACAAATGGAATTGCGACTATTGTAATTGGAGACTTTATGCAAAATAAAGACTAGATGATCACACTTAATTTGTTTGCTCGCGTTTGACAAGCAGGGCCACAGCAACGTAGAACAATTTAGAAattcaaagaaatacacttgtaTAACAGCAACAAGATATTTCGACCAACCAACCAACCTAGGAGGTGAGCTTGAAGAAGAAGGCAAAGCGGGGGGATTGTGTTTGTCAAACCCATCATCAGCAGAGACGCCAGGAATGCAGCTGTGCAGTTGAAGTATTTTGAACGAATTGAAGCTCGGAACGAAACCTGACAAGTGTTGCACGACCATCCCACGTATAGAAGAAAAGGAAGTAGAGGAGCTGGAGGACACACTCGCAGAAACAGAAAAGTCGCCGTTGAAATTAGCCCACGTGGGCTTCCATGTCCAGCCCACTAAAACCCCAACCAAAACCGCAATCCAAAGAGGAGCCGCAAACATCATCAGCTGCGTTATGACATCCAAGATGGAGAAGGAGGGCCCTTGAAATATCTCCAATAAAGCCGATACCAAAACCATTCTATAATGGATTTAATGATACTATAAACaactcactctctctcttgaaTCAGGAACTGAGGAATTCTTCTATAAACGTCTAAATTAAaagcttgaaaaaaaaaggaaaaaaaaaaccccctcGATTCAATCGCAGAAGGTGCAGCCTTGAAGCACAGCGATGAGTCGAGGGTTTGTCAAAAAGAGagagaccaaaaaaaaatgaagaagataaAAGGTACACAGAGAATGAAAAATTTACAGACAGAACAGGGGAAGCAAAAAAGGATGTAGAAAGAGGAGGAGTGAGCTGGGGGAGAGAGCGCGAAGAAATGAATGAAGAGATATATGGGATTTTGAGCAAACAGTAGTAATAATCGGGGATAAAAGGAAAAGACGAAGAAAGGGGGGGAAAATGAATACTACCGCAAAAGGAGACAAGGAGCTGGGGGTCGTTCTATCATCTATGGGGGTGTGGCGTCGAAGAAGGTCTAGGGAGGATAAGGATGTCAGGGATTAGACTTTAGAGGTAGGGAGACGCGTAGTCGGGATTCCCCATGCCCCACCCGCGGATTTTTGTTCCTACTTCACATGTATTGTGTTGGTGTTCTTTTCTTTCGCTATTGGTAGATAAGTAGtagtaataataaaattaaaaaaaaaaatactactaaCTTAACTGCAAGAGTAAAAACTACACTGTGAGCTTGTTGTTTTGCTGAAGCAGCGAAATAGTTTTGTttttgtgtttggatttgaaaggGTTGGGGCTGTGGAGGAGGAAATATTCCAGGACGCAGGTTAAGGataacaaataaattaataaaatataaagtGTATATGTTTGTGGGGGTGGTGCCTGGTgggattattattattattattattattatggggAAGCAGTTTGTAAGGAGTGTGGTAGCAGCAGTAGTATTTGCGGAATTTTATTAAAGATGTGTTGGTGTTGGGGAGGGGATTGTGTTCTTAGTAGCAGCTTtgtaaaaaagagaaattgacacaaatatatatagatatatagagCAGCTTTGTTGGTGTTTTGAGTGGACGGCGAGGGAATTGGAGCCGCGGAGTACATACACTACTGTAGTGTTTGATGATGATTGTTGGATGGGCGGCAGGTGCTGCGCCCTCATGTTTCACGTTCAATTTCTGGATTTTGATTAGGCCTTTTTCGGAGTAACGTCACTGGGACCAAACACGCATACAAATTCTTTGGTATTTGGTAAATGGTACTACTACTAATtggtttggttgggtttgggtGGGAGTTCGCTTTCACTTTGGGACCTCTTTGCTTTGCTTGGCTGCTGCCCTGAATGATTCATTCGTCAAGGCCGGTGGTGACaactgaaagaaaaaaaaaatgtaattgtgtttggattgcattttccatcatttttcatgaaaaaaatattgcagcgatttgatatatgtgagggaaaaaggtaatagaaaaatatgatcacgaaaaatgacaatatttttcgacgaaaacaagcaatccaagcatgGCCTAAGTAAAAGCCAACAACGTGatgaatatacatataaatatagATACTATGATGTGTTTCACATCCTTGTGATGTGACGAGACGGTAGGAGCAGGACGCATTTCAAGATAAAATCAGATTTTAACAATTCAATGCCACTCCTCCGTCGTCATCGTATAATATCAAGTGTCCagttaatttaatttaaaataaaatattacgtgataatttaaaaattaattgaACAATTGATAAAATTATAGGAGTGACACCGAATTGTCACTAACATAGTGGTAACAAGGATTTCAATTGATTTCAAGATAAAGAGAGTTAAAGTTTTCCAATGCTCTTTATTAATGATGTATAAACACGAATATAATAGAATTACTttcttactttttattttgaCCATCACGTGATTGAGGGCAAAagtagaacaaaagaaaaaatttcttgATAGAAAGTACTATGCGTAAAAACGcatcaaatttaaataaaatgaaCAGAAACGTTCCGAAGCAcgttcaattaataaaataactgGGTCAGCCCTGGAATGCTGTGGTCGTCTCGTCGTGGACCACGTGTGCAATTGCCGTATGGAGTAATTCAATACAGACGTCCGGTCTGGCGCGTACTACTTGAAGATTAGAAGCTTACCACTACGAGTTAGTTGTATTAGTTAGAACCGAGTATTTGGAATTCTTCACATCCAAAAGTTTTCCCCTTCAACGCGCCACACTTTCTGTTCTGTCAGTCCTTCTTCTCTTCTTTGaattattttctattatatatatatatatatatatatatatatatatatagcaggAGGCAGCTTTGAATACAAACTCCTGTTATGCTTTTTGTTTCTAAGGCAAAGCAATCAACCAACCCCAAAGACAgtagaaatttttgtttaaaaaaaaaaagagaagaaaaactcGCTTAGGTGGGTAAATTGAATTACTGCTCAgcctttttatctttctttttcatcttgTACTTTTCCTCTATGTGTTTAATCAAACAAAGCGACCTTGCTCTAAAAAGTCAAAACATGAACCCTCCTCTCTTCCATGACTTCCATCCCCCAACTTTTTTCGTCTCTGAGTTAGAATTACCAGCTGTTTGTTTCCCACTCCTGTGGCTGTGACCTTTGGGGATGGCAAGGATAGCGGCGCAAATTTCCACTAAAAACGTTTTCCTCATTTTTATACCCCGTCTGAATAACATGTATCGCAAATGACTTAGCGCGCGCGCGCATCATTGATCAATTCCGTTCCATTGCACCCAACCGACCCAAGACTTTCCCAGCCGTCCAAGAACGGTATCATATTTCTCCCTTGTTGGTTTTATGTAGTGTGAAAAATAAATTGAATGCACAATTAATTATGGCATCTATACTAAATATAtgtgataaaattttaatatcACGTAACTCTCTCATGATTTATATAAATATCTACTGTACTGTCTtgtgatttttcttctttttttttttatatttctcCATATAATCTCTCTAcgcttttttttatataaaataattaaaccgTCGATTAATTCAGATGCATTTGAGTATGGATACTATTAGTATTTAAACTAATAACGTTGCATGGCTGTTTccatcaaattttcactttacataaTGCAAGTATTAAAGCCCAAACAAATGTAGTAGTACATGGCAACTCCTCTTCACTTTCCCAAAGTTCCAACCCCTTTCTTCTCTCCCGAAGCTATTCTATCACCAAGAATTTTGGAGAATCTATATAGACGAGTCACCGCCCAACCCTTGCCCTGCACCGGAACTACTTACGACACAAAAAATCTTCTCACGATCAatgatattgaaaaaaaaaaaaaaaaaaaaaaagggccgcCCCATTCAACTTCATAATGCGAATACCAATCACCAAGCATGCAACCGTTTACATTTCTCAATGCTTTTTGAacttttttattaattaatttttttcactATATCAAAATTCTCATAAGATGTCTGTACGACTACACGCCAGGACGAAAATTCTGGACGAAAGTCCATGCCAACGACCTAGCAAAATTCCAGTTGCCTACTTCTCCATGTCACTGCAGCCATCCGCAACAACTTCATTATATCCCAAATTCAAGAAgcctggtttttttttttttttcctgaccATAATTGATAATTCTTTGCATGACTACGTGCATAATGCATAACAACTAGTATTACAACCAATTAATTTACCTTGCTGACGCAAGCGTCTGTTCAAAAGCTTGCATGCCAAATGGCTCCATCACCCTCTCCGTCCACAGCGTCGGTGAATCTCTTGTATCCTTATCGCTGATTTGCTTATACCACTGCAGGCTACGTTTCCAGTCAAATGATGCAGCGCTAGCATTACCTGCTTTGGCCCTTCCAAACAAATGCAAAGCACTATTCATCAACTTACTCCTCTGTTTTATGGAGAACTTCAAATTGGGCCTCTAGATAATCTAATCTAGCCAGTGACATATAGAAAAACCAACCAATTTTAGAGATACGGACCACTTATGCCATTAA
It includes:
- the LOC113705037 gene encoding uncharacterized protein: MVLVSALLEIFQGPSFSILDVITQLMMFAAPLWIAVLVGVLVGWTWKPTWANFNGDFSVSASVSSSSSTSFSSIRGMVVQHLSGFVPSFNSFKILQLHSCIPGVSADDGFDKHNPPALPSSSSSPPSSSNVEKSSLVNEDDLKHICLLTKEKDGGPSWVQMMNRSNDNMSYEAWRRDPETGPPQYRTRTVYENATPELVRDFFWDDEFRLKWDDMLSHAETLEDCPTTGTMVVQWVRKFPFFCSDREYIMGRRIWRSGNTYYCVTKGVPNSTIPRRQKPRRVDLYYSSWCIRAVESRRGDQLTACEVLLFHHEDMGIPWEIAKLGVRQGMWGAVKKIDPALRAYQKQRASGVPLSRCAFLAQINSKVSVDYLRWLESTSSLSEVETLASPEKPSGRNLPKYLVVGGAIALACTLDRGLLTKAVIFGVARRFVKMGKQL